A region of the Thermovirga sp. genome:
AAACCCCCGAATCCCGGTTTGCCCAGGCGCTGGACCACCTGCAGGGTTTCACCCAGAACTGCATCTCCAACGGAAAATCCTGGAAGGAAAACGGAATCTCCAGGGAGAGAACCTTTCTCAGAACAGACCCGCCCCGCAAAACCGACCCCCTCTTCGCCAAGATCCTTGATTACCTCTACGAGGTCGCCGACAGGGGGGAAATTTGGGGAGATTAAAAGTGACGCCTTTGAAGCGGTCCGGGTTTTGCTGGAACAGGTAATCCTCCCTGTCCGCGACGCTCCTTTGCGCTTCCCCTTCCAGGAAAGCCTTGATGTTCCTCTCAGCGATCCCCGCCGCCACGGTAAGGATACCCTC
Encoded here:
- a CDS encoding HD domain-containing protein, with the translated sequence TPESRFAQALDHLQGFTQNCISNGKSWKENGISRERTFLRTDPPRKTDPLFAKILDYLYEVADRGEIWGD